The DNA window TATATGGCCGATCTGGTGGTTCTGTCTGATGACATCGAGAAAACGGCGCCGGCCGACCTGCACAAGGTGCGCCCGGTGACGACGATCTGCGGTGGCAAGATCACCTATCAGGCCTGACATGGCATGAGGCTTGCTGGCTAAAGACGGACTGAACTGTGATTCAATGCCGGGCTTGCCAACCTACCGGCCGTGTGGTCACATCGAACAGGGGAACAGCTCCGCCGGCAAGAGCGGGGTCAACAGTGAGGCGTAATCGTGCCGGACAAACCGGATCGGAATGCGATTGAAGTTGTAGACGTCAGCAAAATTTTCGGATCGGGTGAGGGGCAGGTGGCTGCCCTCGACAAGGTCTCGGTTTCCATTCGCGAGAACGAGTTCTTCACGCTGCTGGGACCGTCCGGCTGCGGCAAGACCACCCTTTTGCGGCTGATTGCCGGCTTCGACTTTCCAACCGCCGGCGAGATCCTGCTCTACGGTCAGGACATCGCGCCGCTGCCGCCGTTCAAGCGGCCGGTCAACACCGTCTTCCAGTCCTATGCGCTGTTCCCGCACATGACCGTGGCCGACAATATCGGCTTCGGCCTGGAGATGCTCGGCAAGCCCAAGGCCGAGATCAAGGCGCGCGTCGCCGAGATGCTCAAGCTGGTCAAGATGGAAGCGCTGGCGGGCCGTCGCACGGCCCAGATTTCCGGTGGCCAGCAGCAGCGCGTGGCACTGGCACGGGCGCTCGCGCCGCAGCCGAAAGTGCTGTTGCTCGACGAACCGCTCTCCGCGCTCGACTACAAGCTGCGCAAGGAGATGCAGATCGAGTTGAAGCGGCTGCAGCACGAGACCGGCATCACCTTCATCTTCGTCACCCATGACCAGGAAGAAGCGCTGACCATGTCGGACCGCATCGCGGTGATGTCGTCGGGCAAGATCCTGCAGGTCGGCTCGCCCTGGGACATATACGACAAGCCTGCGGAACGCTTCGTGGCCGACTTCATCGGCGAAACCAATTTCCTCACCGCCGCCATATCGGGCGCCGGCAATGGCAAGGCACGCGCGACGCTCAAGTCCGGCACGACCATCGAGGCCACCGTTGCCGAAGGGTTCCAGCCGAAGGACAACGCCACCGTGGTGGTGCGGCCCGAGCACGCCAAGCTCACCAAGGACAAGGGCGACCTGTCGGGCACGGTCGAAAACATCGTCTATTTCGGCACCGACACGCATATCCACGTCCAGCTCGACAGCGGCGATCCCTTCACCGTGCGCCAGCAGAACACGCGCAGCGCCGGCTGCGGTTTCGAGCGCGGCGACAAGGTCGGCATCCTGATCGGCAACGACGCCGCGCAAGTGCTGAGGGACTGATGGCCACCGCGGAAGAAGTCGCCAAGGCCGCCGAACGGCGTGATGTCCGTGACCGCTGGCTTTTGTCGGCGCCGGCGCTGCTGGTCATCCTGCTCGCCGCCACCGGCCCGTTGCTGATCGTTCTCGTCTATTCGTTCCTGACGCCCGGCGCCTATGGCGACGTGAAATGGCAGTTCTCGTCCGACGCCTGGACATCGGTGTTCCTGGAACGCGATATTTTCGACGACACGCTTTCACTGGCCGCGGCGCATGTCACCATCTTCTGGCGCTCGATCAAGCTTGCCATAGTGACGACACTGGCGACCTTGGCGCTCGGGTTCCCGACCGCCTATTTCATGGCGACGCGCAGCGAAAAGACTAGGGATCTCTGGCTGTTCCTGATCACCATCCCGTTCTGGACCAACTTGCTGATCCGTACCTTCGCCGTGCTGCAGATCATCCGCAACGAAGGCATCATCAACACCATTCTTTTGAAGCTCGGCATCATCTCGGCGCCGATCCAGATCCTCTATACCGACACAGCGATCCTGATCGGCATGGCGTATGTCTACCTGCCGCTGATGGTGCTGCCGATCTACGCCAGCATGGAGAAGCTCGACTTTCGCCTCGTCGAGGCGGGCTATGATCTCTACGCGACACGCTTCAAGGTGCTGCGGAAGATCATTTTTCCGCTGGTCAAACCCGGCGTCATCGCCGGCTCCATCCTTGTCTTCATTCCAGCCCTCGGCGCTTATGTGACGCCGAGCGTGCTTGGCGGCGGCAAGAACATGATGCTGTCCAACCTGATCGAATTGCAGTTCGGGCAGGGTCGCAACTGGCCGCTTGGCTCGGCGCTTTCGATCACGGTGATGATCATCGTCATGGTGGCGCTGCTGGCCTATGTGCGCAATGCCGGCAAGTCGGGGGTGCGTCATGGCTAGCAACTTCTCCATCAAGCACCAGCCGGGCTTCACCGCGATCGCGGCGACATGTTTCGTCGTGCTCTACCTGCCGATCGTGGTGCTGGTGATCTATGCCTTCAACGCTGCCACCTCGACCTCAGAATGGGGCGGCTTCTCGCTGAAGTGGTTCCAGTCGGCGTGCCAGAACACGCAGGTCATCGATGCAACGCTGCGCTCGTTCCAGATCGGCGCCATCGCGGCGGTGCTGTCGACGATCTTCGCCACCATGGCGGCGCTCGCCACCACGCGCACCGCCTCCTATCCCGGCCTTACCTTCAAATACGCGGCGATCAACCAGCCGCTGATGGTGCCCGAGATCGTCACTGGCGTGGCGCTGCTGATCTTCTTCTCGCGCATCAAGATATTCACCGGCTATTCCGGCATCGGCTACCTGGTCG is part of the Mesorhizobium loti genome and encodes:
- a CDS encoding ABC transporter ATP-binding protein, encoding MPDKPDRNAIEVVDVSKIFGSGEGQVAALDKVSVSIRENEFFTLLGPSGCGKTTLLRLIAGFDFPTAGEILLYGQDIAPLPPFKRPVNTVFQSYALFPHMTVADNIGFGLEMLGKPKAEIKARVAEMLKLVKMEALAGRRTAQISGGQQQRVALARALAPQPKVLLLDEPLSALDYKLRKEMQIELKRLQHETGITFIFVTHDQEEALTMSDRIAVMSSGKILQVGSPWDIYDKPAERFVADFIGETNFLTAAISGAGNGKARATLKSGTTIEATVAEGFQPKDNATVVVRPEHAKLTKDKGDLSGTVENIVYFGTDTHIHVQLDSGDPFTVRQQNTRSAGCGFERGDKVGILIGNDAAQVLRD
- a CDS encoding ABC transporter permease, which translates into the protein MASNFSIKHQPGFTAIAATCFVVLYLPIVVLVIYAFNAATSTSEWGGFSLKWFQSACQNTQVIDATLRSFQIGAIAAVLSTIFATMAALATTRTASYPGLTFKYAAINQPLMVPEIVTGVALLIFFSRIKIFTGYSGIGYLVAAHTAFCIPFAYLPIRARLENMDLTLERAAADLYATPWKTFRRITLPLLWPGILAGLMLAFVISLDDVVITEFVKSGGQDTLPTYMLGQIRRGITPEINAISTAFLLLSVAIVTLFFFVSRKRD
- a CDS encoding ABC transporter permease, with the translated sequence MATAEEVAKAAERRDVRDRWLLSAPALLVILLAATGPLLIVLVYSFLTPGAYGDVKWQFSSDAWTSVFLERDIFDDTLSLAAAHVTIFWRSIKLAIVTTLATLALGFPTAYFMATRSEKTRDLWLFLITIPFWTNLLIRTFAVLQIIRNEGIINTILLKLGIISAPIQILYTDTAILIGMAYVYLPLMVLPIYASMEKLDFRLVEAGYDLYATRFKVLRKIIFPLVKPGVIAGSILVFIPALGAYVTPSVLGGGKNMMLSNLIELQFGQGRNWPLGSALSITVMIIVMVALLAYVRNAGKSGVRHG